A stretch of DNA from Strigops habroptila isolate Jane chromosome 10, bStrHab1.2.pri, whole genome shotgun sequence:
TTGCAGCAGTGATCCTCCTTCACTATCACTCCCTTCTTCAGCTTCTCTATTATCTGAGAAGTTGGCCTCTTCATGCTCAGGTGGAACATTAACAgcgctctcctcctcctcagtaAGCTGTTCTGGCCTCTTATCCTCAAGCTGCTGAAATTCCTGATTGCTCTCATCAATGGCATTTGGGTTTCTGATGGAAACTCCATCATGTTCAGCCTCTTCTGCACCATCTGCGACAGACAAGGAGACATGAATTAAGGACTGAGCAAATGTGTATTTCTTACCCACAGCTGTCTCCagtgaaatactgcatttgaCGAGGCTTTCCTGGCACTTTATAAACACTTCAGTTTGTGTATTGCTCCCAGTGTATTCCCAATCAACCTTTAACAACATCTAATTAAATGCTTATATGGAATTTACACAAGGTATCAACCACTGACCTTGCAATGAAATATTGCAAAGTGAAATACCATCATCCTTCATGACTTTATCTTGAATCACGTACTTAACATCTACTACTGGAAAAGGAGCCTCGCTAAGAGTGTATCTTAGCACCCTGCACATTAATTAGAAAAACCAGCAAGTCTGCAGCAGACTACCACTGGTTCTTCCCCATCAAAAGACCTGTTTGTTCAGTATTTGTACTTATACACCCTTTTATGAATATGGGCAAAAATATGATAGGGACACCTGAAATCTGAGGTACATGGATTTAGTGCCCGAAGTTTGCATTAATCACTGAATCTTTCATAATTAGGTGCTAGCTagttcagaggaaaaaaggctgCTCTACACCTTCCAGAAAATATAGCACATCAGTATATGTGAATCCCTATTTCCTGAGAGGAGGTACAGATGTGACCTGAAAGCCTCCTTCTACCCATATCTATTTACTTAAGTTTCACAGAGCCTGGCCCATAGTAACAGAGACATGCTGAGCTCAACACTTTCTGTCAGGATTTATCCCTGGGCCACCCATCGCAATGCTAAAAATACACACTGAAAATAAGCACATTCCCAGCAGGTTCCACGGGGTCTCTTTCAGGTCTCCCTCACCCTCTTCTTAAAGCTTCTCTGGGTTACACAGTGTTGTCTGGGATAGGGTTTTACCTCCCTTTCATCTGTTTATTGACCGGTTTAACATCCTACCTTGGACGTGCAGCTGATCATCTTCCAGTTCTGGAATAGATGCAAGTGGGACACTCTCACTAGCAGACGAGTATTTACTCCTTAAAGAATATATTAATTCTTGAATATCATCCATCAGTGCGCTCTCCTCGTCATACAAATCCATCTCTTTCACCACctcctctttattttctgccaCTCTGGAATCCAGAACTTTTCCTACAAAATCCATAATGCTCGTTTCCGAAAACTCAAGTATCTGGTCCAAAGTTTTTTCTATATCTTCATTATTATGGCTTGCCTTCTGAGCCAGCTCCATCTCTACCTTCATGTCATGAAACATGGCTTCTATCCTCACCACGTGCTGGAGCCCAAGGTACTTCTGTAGACGTGTTATGCGCTTTTCATCAAGGAAATCTCTCATTATCGTGAGCCGCTTCACAGACTCGCTGAAGTCTGTTATGGAGTCATTGGGGGCTGCTGAGCTGTCGGCAGGGCTGTGGAAATGCACAGAGTGATGGTGGTCATTTACTGTGTGCTCGGAATCCTGCATCTCTTCCGAGTCTTTCTGTGAAATGTCCTCTGGGAGATGATATTTCCTATGGTCAAAGTCATTGTTGTCTTCTATGTCAGGAGATTGGAAATCATATTCTTCCACAGCTGATGGTTCCTTAGCTTCATAAAACTCATCGGCATCATTGTCCATGACATGTTCCATCTCATCCAATTTAGCATCTTCACTCCCTGGTATGTCAACCTCTCCCTTCCCAGTCTTGCTGGCATCTTGCATGCCGGTATGTTTTTCAGCCTCCTTAGAGAATGAGTTCATTTCCTCCCCTGTTTCATAAGCAGGGCTTGTGGTTCCCAAAACAGCTTCGCTTGGCACTTGTAATTCAGGATTTGCACTTTTAATATGTAGCTTATTACCCTGTACATTTGCAGCCCTTGCTTGTGACAACTTTGCACTTGCAGCATTCTCATCTTCTAATAGCTCTTCCACTACTTGTTTCAGGTCAGGGTCATCTTCAGCACCTGGCTCTTCAGATGGCAATTTTGATCTTAGTGTTCTTTCTTTAGCTAAATTTGTGCCAAGACTTGTGTCTGAATCTGCACTCCCAGTACGAGCGGTTCTTTGCTGAGTAAGATTCTCTGTATTAATATTCTGTGTAGTACTTTTTGATTTTGATTCAGGGGAACGTTTCTCAATGCTCTCTTCAAGCACTGTTGTCTTGCCAGGGTTTCTTGAAAGCTCTTCTTCCACATCTGCCTCTGAATACTCAGTCTCATTTTCCCATGGCCTAGGTTGCTCAACAGCTCCTCTATGGCTTGCATCCCCCTCCCCTGCAGGGgtttctttcatgtttctccttttcatttcaggttCTTTGTTAAGAGAGATGGATTTTTGATTTTCGTGATCACTCTTCTCTGTTTGTTTCAAATCTCCTTCATGTCTTAGAAGTTCTTTCTCCACAGCAGGCACCCCATGCTCCAGTTGCTCTTTCAAGAGGTCAGTATCTCTTACGTCACTTTGAGATGCATTTTTTACCTCTTCCACTGGTTTAGCTGCAACATCAACAGAAGGCTTGTTCTCAGctcttgctttctcctctgttttctcCCATAACTTTTTGTGCTTTAAATCGCTTTCCAAGACCTCTTCCAAGTTGTCATCTTCAACCTTCTTCTCATCTCTCTCTGTTTGAGCAAGTAGCACTCTTCCTGGACTTCTGTGGATATCACCAACAGGTGGTTTTAACGCATCTTGGTTGCTTTTAACAAACGATTTGGACTCCACATCATCTCCTGGACTAGGCAAAACATGAGGATCAGGCACAGCTGTACCCTTCAGCTCTTCAGTACGTGATTCAGTTCCATCAACCATGAGCTGCTCTTCAAACTGctcagttttgtttggtttttcttttgaaccCAGATCACCTGTACCTACAGGTTCCCTTCTATGGAGTTCTTTGGAGAGATCCTCAGGTTGAGTTTTTGCTGGTGCTTCTCTTTTACTAATTAGCATCACCTCATCCTGTTTCTCCTCTGTTTGTTTGGATTCAGACCTGTCCATGATTATACTGTCACCCAACTTCTTGCTCTTACTGAAGGCATCCTTATGAATAAATGCATCTGGATCAGGTTCTTCCTCATTGTCTCTTTGGTTATTTAGCTCTGTAGCACCTTTTGCATCTTCATCAGGTTCATGATTTTGTGACTCAACATCGTCATTTTCATAATCTCCTAAATCCACCTGGGATGGAATTTCTTCCTCTGCCATAAAAGACAGCAAAGGAATTTCATCAGACTGATCTGCAAAGTCTGGTTCCTTCTCTGCATCATGAGCATTAATGCTCAAATCTTCATTAAAATCATCTTCCAGAGATGTAACAAGGCCAGTCACTTCATCATCTGATACAACAGCATCAGCAGTTGAgccaaaatttgttttcaagttcACAGAAAGCTCTCTGTTTAAAAGCGTGTAGGCATTGACATCTTCACTCTCCTTGTCAAGTTGACTGGTTTCACCCTGAGGAATACTAGTGTTTTTGGTATTTTCACTTTCTAGCCCTTTTAGTTTCCCATGTAGCATTCCTTTCAAGTGCTCGTGTGCAATTTGATCTCCCTGAGAGTTTTCTTCATGACTATTGACACTGGAGTCTCCCCCAGTGTTTTCAGTTCCTTCTGTAAGAGAACTGTCTGCTTCCTCTGTCACAGAAGGAGCTTCTTCATCTTCTGTGCTTAGCTCAAGATTGTCTGTCTCCAAAGCATCAAAGGACTCTACTGAATCAACCTGATCCATCTCCCCATCCCTTTCAGTTCCTTCAGCTGGTTTTGTCCCTGGATCACTTGATTCAGTTTCCTCTTCATTTGCTATCGTCTCTTGCAATGACTTCAAAAGCTCATCCACGTTGTAATTATCAAAATCATCCCTTCCGCcatcaaagcaaacaaagtctgtttcctgaaatgaaaaccaATATATAGTCACaaatattatttgctttattaCAGTGGGGAGAGCAAATCCATTTGGTTGGGTAAGagagatgcagcagcaaaggaagtTCTATTCATC
This window harbors:
- the MIA3 gene encoding transport and Golgi organization protein 1 homolog isoform X2; this translates as MAAAAPPDRRLLLALLLLLPAAAAGPGLGRRFAERKRCADPECSMLMCRGKAMQDFKGPDCRFVNFKKGEAVYVYYKLIGESTELWAGSVGSDFGYFPKDLLEINHNYSNEELELPTDETDFVCFDGGRDDFDNYNVDELLKSLQETIANEEETESSDPGTKPAEGTERDGEMDQVDSVESFDALETDNLELSTEDEEAPSVTEEADSSLTEGTENTGGDSSVNSHEENSQGDQIAHEHLKGMLHGKLKGLESENTKNTSIPQGETSQLDKESEDVNAYTLLNRELSVNLKTNFGSTADAVVSDDEVTGLVTSLEDDFNEDLSINAHDAEKEPDFADQSDEIPLLSFMAEEEIPSQVDLGDYENDDVESQNHEPDEDAKGATELNNQRDNEEEPDPDAFIHKDAFSKSKKLGDSIIMDRSESKQTEEKQDEVMLISKREAPAKTQPEDLSKELHRREPVGTGDLGSKEKPNKTEQFEEQLMVDGTESRTEELKGTAVPDPHVLPSPGDDVESKSFVKSNQDALKPPVGDIHRSPGRVLLAQTERDEKKVEDDNLEEVLESDLKHKKLWEKTEEKARAENKPSVDVAAKPVEEVKNASQSDVRDTDLLKEQLEHGVPAVEKELLRHEGDLKQTEKSDHENQKSISLNKEPEMKRRNMKETPAGEGDASHRGAVEQPRPWENETEYSEADVEEELSRNPGKTTVLEESIEKRSPESKSKSTTQNINTENLTQQRTARTGSADSDTSLGTNLAKERTLRSKLPSEEPGAEDDPDLKQVVEELLEDENAASAKLSQARAANVQGNKLHIKSANPELQVPSEAVLGTTSPAYETGEEMNSFSKEAEKHTGMQDASKTGKGEVDIPGSEDAKLDEMEHVMDNDADEFYEAKEPSAVEEYDFQSPDIEDNNDFDHRKYHLPEDISQKDSEEMQDSEHTVNDHHHSVHFHSPADSSAAPNDSITDFSESVKRLTIMRDFLDEKRITRLQKYLGLQHVVRIEAMFHDMKVEMELAQKASHNNEDIEKTLDQILEFSETSIMDFVGKVLDSRVAENKEEVVKEMDLYDEESALMDDIQELIYSLRSKYSSASESVPLASIPELEDDQLHVQDGAEEAEHDGVSIRNPNAIDESNQEFQQLEDKRPEQLTEEEESAVNVPPEHEEANFSDNREAEEGSDSEGGSLLQDTSFGSNDSGQSAREDITADTEEDAGPPVGRGSEAAAAASEGAGFGAGTAARELLRRLVATLPEEIRPGPDFHGLPWEPIIITALVGIATLAIIFWRTCLSVKSRIYQVTEKQLAEKIKNLLQEKTEILQKISEYDEKIKEAKESVKVAQEQKDVLSDETAGLKDTVKELEEANRQLDDKVKNLHTLLETERKKNEKKQNKISETQKSLEKLQEAISVHSVELSEVQIALNEAKLSEEKVKSELHHVQEENARLKKSKEQLLKEAEGWSERHTELSEQIKLYQKSQKDIEEALAYKENEIEVLTNCIMQLKQLDTDSASEGKKDDEGHEWSTGEDLANGELPDNESEKMKTQIKQMMDVSRVKTMLSIVEEDRNLLQSKLSDEVTARHELEEQIKKLEHDSCSLQSAKTRLENECKTLQQKVEILGELYQQKEMALQKKLTQEEYERQEKEQKLSAADEKAVLAIEEVKVYKQRIQDMEEELQKTERSYKNQIAAHEKKAHDNWLIARSAERALAEEKREAANLRQKLIEVNQKIVMLQRPLIVKPTPGRPDRQVPPRRGPLSRDGSFGPSPVSGGNPSPTQMIEVPARPLSAPRREGSRGEFGTVVDGPPPPRRPPELAGRMSVPDLGPAVASLISSGPRTSSPSSAMDGVANASPKGPPSFPATPIMTSPVMGPPPPPPVRYGPPPAPLRGHFGPRPLPVPLVRGAPLPPPAARDFLPGPPLGMRDLPPGPLPPPPDPRGYGRGQPPFRPLGPPGPRDYPPGPRLPPPGSRDYAPSPSRDLPPSGARDCPAAPPAPAAPKDYAQPPAQKP
- the MIA3 gene encoding transport and Golgi organization protein 1 homolog isoform X1, coding for MAAAAPPDRRLLLALLLLLPAAAAGPGLGRRFAERKRCADPECSMLMCRGKAMQDFKGPDCRFVNFKKGEAVYVYYKLIGESTELWAGSVGSDFGYFPKDLLEINHNYSNEELELPTDETDFVCFDGGRDDFDNYNVDELLKSLQETIANEEETESSDPGTKPAEGTERDGEMDQVDSVESFDALETDNLELSTEDEEAPSVTEEADSSLTEGTENTGGDSSVNSHEENSQGDQIAHEHLKGMLHGKLKGLESENTKNTSIPQGETSQLDKESEDVNAYTLLNRELSVNLKTNFGSTADAVVSDDEVTGLVTSLEDDFNEDLSINAHDAEKEPDFADQSDEIPLLSFMAEEEIPSQVDLGDYENDDVESQNHEPDEDAKGATELNNQRDNEEEPDPDAFIHKDAFSKSKKLGDSIIMDRSESKQTEEKQDEVMLISKREAPAKTQPEDLSKELHRREPVGTGDLGSKEKPNKTEQFEEQLMVDGTESRTEELKGTAVPDPHVLPSPGDDVESKSFVKSNQDALKPPVGDIHRSPGRVLLAQTERDEKKVEDDNLEEVLESDLKHKKLWEKTEEKARAENKPSVDVAAKPVEEVKNASQSDVRDTDLLKEQLEHGVPAVEKELLRHEGDLKQTEKSDHENQKSISLNKEPEMKRRNMKETPAGEGDASHRGAVEQPRPWENETEYSEADVEEELSRNPGKTTVLEESIEKRSPESKSKSTTQNINTENLTQQRTARTGSADSDTSLGTNLAKERTLRSKLPSEEPGAEDDPDLKQVVEELLEDENAASAKLSQARAANVQGNKLHIKSANPELQVPSEAVLGTTSPAYETGEEMNSFSKEAEKHTGMQDASKTGKGEVDIPGSEDAKLDEMEHVMDNDADEFYEAKEPSAVEEYDFQSPDIEDNNDFDHRKYHLPEDISQKDSEEMQDSEHTVNDHHHSVHFHSPADSSAAPNDSITDFSESVKRLTIMRDFLDEKRITRLQKYLGLQHVVRIEAMFHDMKVEMELAQKASHNNEDIEKTLDQILEFSETSIMDFVGKVLDSRVAENKEEVVKEMDLYDEESALMDDIQELIYSLRSKYSSASESVPLASIPELEDDQLHVQDGAEEAEHDGVSIRNPNAIDESNQEFQQLEDKRPEQLTEEEESAVNVPPEHEEANFSDNREAEEGSDSEGGSLLQDTSFGSNDSGQSAREDITADTEEDAGPPVGRGSEAAAAASEGAGFGAGTAARELLRRLVATLPEEIRPGPDFHGLPWEPIIITALVGIATLAIIFWRTCLSVKSRIYQVTEKQLAEKIKNLLQEKTEILQKISEYDEKIKEAKESVKVAQEQKDVLSDETAGLKDTVKELEEANRQLDDKVKNLHTLLETERKKNEKKQNKISETQKSLEKLQEAISVHSVELSEVQIALNEAKLSEEKVKSELHHVQEENARLKKSKEQLLKEAEGWSERHTELSEQIKLYQKSQKDIEEALAYKENEIEVLTNCIMQLKQLDTDSASEGKKDDEGHEWSTGEDLANGELPDNESEKMKTQIKQMMDVSRVKTMLSIVEEDRNLLQSKLSDEVTARHELEEQIKKLEHDSCSLQSAKTRLENECKTLQQKVEILGELYQQKEMALQKKLTQEEYERQEKEQKLSAADEKAVLAIEEVKVYKQRIQDMEEELQKTERSYKNQIAAHEKKAHDNWLIARSAERALAEEKREAANLRQKLIEVNQKIVMLQRPLIVKPTPGRPDRQVPPRRGPLSRDGSFGPSPVSGGNPSPTQMIEVPARPLSAPRREGSRGEFGTVVDGPPPPRRPPELAGRMSVPDLGPAVASLISSGPRTSSPSSAMDGVQPSPKESEAPWAAADSPSSLEPVTANASPKGPPSFPATPIMTSPVMGPPPPPPVRYGPPPAPLRGHFGPRPLPVPLVRGAPLPPPAARDFLPGPPLGMRDLPPGPLPPPPDPRGYGRGQPPFRPLGPPGPRDYPPGPRLPPPGSRDYAPSPSRDLPPSGARDCPAAPPAPAAPKDYAQPPAQKP